A window from Ignavibacteriota bacterium encodes these proteins:
- the rpiB gene encoding ribose 5-phosphate isomerase B encodes MADSSQKKDCKVKLAIGCDHTGFKTKQTLISILSKDGYEIIDVGTNDENSCDYPDFAIKVAEEIKKGNVDFGILIDATGIPSAITANKIPGIRAATCYNEFSAKSSREHNNSNILVLGAKTLGEETIKSILNTWFSSNFLGERHQKRLNKITDVENKYSK; translated from the coding sequence ATCGCAGATTCCTCACAAAAAAAAGATTGTAAAGTTAAATTGGCAATTGGATGTGATCACACCGGGTTTAAAACTAAACAAACTTTAATTTCAATATTAAGCAAAGATGGATATGAAATTATTGATGTTGGAACAAATGATGAAAACTCTTGCGATTATCCGGATTTTGCAATAAAGGTTGCCGAAGAAATAAAAAAAGGAAATGTTGATTTTGGAATTTTAATTGATGCAACCGGAATTCCTTCAGCAATTACGGCAAATAAAATTCCCGGAATTAGAGCAGCAACTTGTTACAATGAATTTTCTGCGAAAAGTTCAAGAGAACACAATAATTCTAATATACTTGTTTTAGGTGCAAAAACATTAGGCGAGGAAACAATTAAATCAATTTTAAATACTTGGTTTTCAAGTAATTTTTTGGGCGAACGTCATCAAAAAAGATTAAATAAAATTACAGATGTTGAGAATAAATATTCAAAATAA
- a CDS encoding mannose-1-phosphate guanylyltransferase — translation MELFAVIMAGGVGSRFWPRSRQENPKQLIQIFGKNTMIQDTVSRLEGLIKNENIFIITNQIQKNSIINQLKNIPEENIIAEPFGKNTAACIGLASILIHNKSKDAITIILPADHLIQDQAGFQSTLLNAANFADKSDGLVTIGIKPTRPETGYGYIQIIEKQVDKEIFKVQTFAEKPNLSTAKRFVEAGDFLWNSGMFIWKTEVILNELSLYLPELYEGLLELEKVISAENFNETLTKVYGQLASISIDYGIMEKSNKVFLIKGNFDWSDVGSWEEVYQLSEKDENGNAKIGDFYAENSFGSYVFNPKKFTAIVGLENIIVIETDDALLICNRDNAQDVKHVVDYLKMNNKDNLL, via the coding sequence ATGGAATTATTTGCAGTCATTATGGCTGGGGGCGTAGGATCAAGATTTTGGCCAAGAAGCAGACAAGAAAATCCAAAGCAGTTAATTCAAATTTTTGGCAAAAATACAATGATTCAAGATACGGTTAGTAGGTTAGAAGGATTAATTAAAAACGAAAATATTTTCATTATCACAAATCAGATTCAAAAAAATAGTATTATAAACCAACTCAAAAATATTCCCGAAGAAAATATCATTGCAGAGCCGTTTGGAAAAAATACAGCTGCTTGTATTGGACTTGCATCAATCTTAATTCATAATAAATCAAAAGATGCAATAACAATTATTCTTCCGGCTGATCATTTAATTCAAGATCAAGCTGGATTTCAATCTACATTATTAAATGCGGCAAATTTTGCAGATAAATCTGATGGACTTGTTACAATTGGTATAAAACCAACACGACCCGAAACTGGTTATGGTTATATTCAAATAATTGAGAAACAAGTTGATAAAGAAATTTTTAAAGTACAAACTTTTGCGGAAAAACCAAATTTATCTACTGCAAAAAGATTTGTTGAAGCCGGAGATTTTTTGTGGAATTCCGGAATGTTTATTTGGAAAACTGAAGTAATATTAAATGAACTAAGTTTGTATTTGCCAGAACTTTATGAAGGTTTATTGGAATTAGAAAAAGTTATTTCAGCTGAAAATTTTAATGAAACTTTAACAAAAGTTTACGGACAATTGGCTAGCATTTCTATTGATTATGGAATAATGGAAAAATCCAATAAAGTGTTTTTGATAAAAGGAAATTTTGATTGGAGCGATGTTGGAAGCTGGGAAGAGGTTTATCAGCTTTCTGAAAAAGATGAAAATGGAAATGCGAAAATTGGAGATTTTTATGCAGAAAATTCTTTCGGAAGTTATGTTTTTAATCCCAAAAAATTTACTGCAATTGTTGGGTTAGAAAATATTATTGTTATTGAAACTGATGATGCGCTTTTAATTTGTAATAGAGATAACGCTCAAGATGTAAAACATGTTGTAGATTATCTGAAAATGAATAACAAAGATAATCTTTTGTAA
- the alr gene encoding alanine racemase — protein MNSTIAEINLKNFIYNYNIIRRKTKTKVMAVVKADAYGHGMIECVKVLEKEKFSPEYYGVALLQEGIELRKSKITEKPFLCFAPINFHHINFYKKIIPTITSETQINDLKNINLNFKLKIQVNINTGMNRLGIRFENAIENILALTKIKNVIVDGIYTHFATSDEKNKEFANLQLSRFTKIIEELNIKKINYGIAHCANSGAILDMPNSYFDLVRPGISLYGYYPSLETKESISLKPVMSVKSKISNIMEIQKGETVGYGRLFKANKKMLIGTLPIGYADGLFRALSNKIKVICNNKFATQLGRISMDRISINLNKNNKLNDEVIILGKNNKLEINAWDWAKILNTIPYEITCAISKRIPRVYINE, from the coding sequence ATGAATTCAACAATAGCTGAAATAAATCTAAAAAATTTTATTTACAATTATAATATCATAAGACGAAAAACTAAAACAAAAGTTATGGCAGTTGTTAAGGCAGATGCTTACGGTCATGGTATGATTGAATGTGTTAAAGTTTTAGAAAAAGAAAAATTCTCTCCAGAATATTATGGCGTAGCATTATTGCAAGAAGGAATTGAATTAAGAAAATCTAAAATTACAGAGAAACCATTTTTGTGTTTTGCTCCAATAAACTTTCATCATATCAATTTTTATAAAAAAATAATTCCAACTATTACTTCAGAAACACAAATTAATGATTTGAAAAATATTAATTTGAATTTTAAACTTAAAATTCAAGTAAATATCAATACCGGAATGAATAGACTTGGAATTAGATTTGAAAATGCGATTGAAAATATTTTAGCATTAACAAAAATTAAAAACGTTATTGTTGATGGAATTTATACACATTTCGCAACTTCGGATGAAAAAAATAAAGAATTTGCAAATTTGCAATTAAGTAGATTTACTAAAATTATTGAGGAATTAAATATTAAAAAAATAAATTATGGAATTGCTCATTGTGCAAACAGCGGTGCTATTTTAGATATGCCTAATTCGTACTTTGATTTAGTTCGTCCCGGAATTTCACTTTACGGTTATTATCCTTCATTGGAAACCAAAGAATCAATTAGTTTAAAACCGGTTATGTCAGTCAAATCCAAAATTTCTAATATAATGGAAATTCAAAAAGGTGAAACTGTTGGATATGGAAGATTATTCAAAGCAAATAAAAAAATGTTGATCGGTACTTTACCAATTGGTTATGCAGATGGATTATTCAGAGCTTTAAGCAATAAAATTAAGGTAATTTGTAATAATAAATTTGCAACTCAATTAGGTAGAATTTCTATGGATAGAATTTCCATAAATTTAAATAAAAATAATAAATTAAATGATGAAGTAATTATACTTGGTAAAAACAATAAATTAGAAATTAATGCTTGGGATTGGGCAAAAATTCTAAATACAATTCCTTATGAAATTACATGTGCAATTAGTAAAAGAATTCCAAGAGTTTATATAAATGAATAA
- a CDS encoding heavy metal-binding domain-containing protein, with amino-acid sequence MLVTTTNTIEGKKITKYLGLVSGEAILGANIFKDLFAGIRDIIGGRSAAYEAELKKAKQIAIQEMMEQTKSLGGNAIIAVDLDFETIAANGSMLMVAATGTAVLIEG; translated from the coding sequence ATGTTAGTTACAACAACAAATACAATTGAAGGTAAAAAAATAACAAAATATTTGGGATTAGTTTCGGGAGAAGCAATTCTTGGGGCAAATATTTTTAAAGATTTATTTGCCGGAATTAGAGATATAATCGGTGGAAGATCTGCTGCATATGAAGCCGAATTGAAAAAAGCTAAACAAATTGCAATTCAAGAAATGATGGAACAAACAAAATCATTAGGCGGAAATGCAATTATTGCAGTTGATTTAGATTTTGAAACAATTGCAGCAAATGGAAGTATGTTAATGGTTGCGGCAACCGGAACCGCTGTTTTAATTGAAGGATAA
- a CDS encoding response regulator SirA, with product MSKFNNVIKRSGAIVPFTKIRIVNAIYRAAISVGGRDKERAEFLADKVIEYLENKFPENHNPHIEEIQDAVEKILIENGHAKVAKEFILYRDERNKSRMSEAKIASKPDENIPWAKIWRVLDWASTHNLNTIEKYNSRISNNEFPHIVHESEAAYEDDLDTAAEMILERSDKLRMVFISGPSSSGKTTTTIKIEERLKKNGLKFATVNVDNYFFDLEDHPKDEFGDYDFETPQALDLELINNHLLKLSQGEEVMIPYYDFKLGKRYLNQTPMKLGKNEIILIDSLHGLFPAFSKEISGDVKFKLYLEPLLQMKDKNNKYIQWTDIRLMRRMLRDSVHRAYDPLQTLEHWHYVRSSELRNIIPFANSADFIINSAMPYELSLYKSKLFTQFKNWEEKFKDNPLKEDAFIRAKRIANFMEEIVEISDDSPIPKDSVLREFIGGSVYKY from the coding sequence ATGTCAAAATTTAATAATGTAATTAAAAGAAGTGGTGCAATTGTACCTTTCACAAAAATTAGAATTGTTAATGCAATTTATAGAGCCGCAATATCTGTTGGCGGAAGAGATAAAGAACGTGCAGAATTTTTAGCTGATAAAGTAATTGAATATTTAGAAAATAAATTTCCGGAAAATCATAATCCGCATATTGAAGAAATTCAAGATGCAGTTGAAAAAATTCTAATTGAAAACGGACATGCAAAAGTTGCAAAAGAATTTATTTTGTATCGTGATGAAAGAAATAAAAGTAGAATGTCCGAAGCTAAAATTGCATCAAAACCGGATGAAAATATTCCTTGGGCAAAAATTTGGAGAGTTTTAGATTGGGCTTCAACACATAATTTAAATACTATCGAAAAATATAATTCAAGAATATCAAACAATGAATTTCCGCATATTGTTCATGAATCTGAAGCTGCGTATGAAGATGATTTAGATACTGCCGCAGAAATGATTTTAGAACGAAGTGATAAATTAAGAATGGTTTTTATAAGCGGACCATCATCTTCGGGAAAAACAACAACGACAATTAAAATTGAAGAACGACTCAAAAAAAATGGATTAAAATTTGCGACTGTTAATGTTGATAATTATTTCTTCGATTTAGAAGATCATCCGAAGGATGAATTTGGTGATTATGATTTTGAAACTCCGCAAGCGCTTGATTTGGAATTAATAAATAATCATCTGTTAAAACTTTCTCAAGGTGAAGAAGTTATGATTCCATATTATGATTTTAAATTAGGCAAAAGATATTTAAATCAAACGCCAATGAAACTTGGGAAAAATGAAATTATTTTAATTGATAGCTTGCATGGATTATTTCCGGCATTCAGCAAAGAAATTTCCGGGGATGTTAAGTTCAAATTGTATCTAGAGCCTTTGCTACAAATGAAAGATAAAAATAATAAATATATTCAATGGACAGATATTAGATTGATGAGAAGAATGCTACGTGATTCAGTTCATCGTGCTTATGATCCTTTGCAGACTTTGGAACATTGGCATTATGTAAGATCAAGTGAATTGAGAAATATTATTCCTTTTGCAAACTCTGCGGATTTTATAATTAATAGTGCAATGCCGTACGAATTATCTTTGTATAAATCAAAGCTTTTTACTCAGTTTAAAAATTGGGAAGAAAAATTTAAAGATAATCCGCTTAAAGAAGATGCATTTATTCGAGCAAAAAGAATTGCAAATTTTATGGAAGAAATTGTAGAAATAAGTGATGATTCACCAATTCCAAAAGATTCAGTCTTAAGAGAATTCATTGGAGGAAGTGTTTACAAATACTAA